The following proteins are co-located in the Dyadobacter chenwenxiniae genome:
- a CDS encoding D-2-hydroxyacid dehydrogenase, with translation MNIVILDGYTLNPGDLDWAPIQEFGNVTIYDRSASEEIVTRAKDAEVLLVNKVVLTEAILDELPKVKYIGIMATGFNNIDINAARKHNITVTNVKAYGPASVAQQTFALLLAVVNHAELHSQSVFAGDWVASPDFCYWKTPLTELAGKTMGLIGLGDIGSQVAKIALAFGMKVIAYRKHPMPTAGIEMVSLEDVFEKSDVISLHCPLTDETKEIVNKERLARMRRNAIILNTGRGPLIQENDLAEALKNGIIAGAGLDVLSTEPPKADNPLLSASNCIITPHVAWATFEARKRLLQMVADNLESFMNGEAKNVVS, from the coding sequence ATGAACATCGTAATCCTCGACGGCTACACATTAAATCCTGGCGACCTGGACTGGGCGCCGATTCAGGAATTTGGCAATGTGACCATTTATGATCGCTCGGCTTCTGAGGAAATTGTCACTCGTGCGAAAGATGCGGAAGTGCTGCTTGTGAATAAAGTGGTGCTGACCGAAGCGATTTTAGATGAGTTGCCGAAAGTGAAATACATTGGTATAATGGCAACCGGTTTCAATAACATTGACATTAATGCTGCCAGAAAACACAACATAACGGTTACTAATGTGAAGGCATATGGGCCGGCTTCCGTAGCGCAGCAGACGTTTGCATTGTTGCTGGCAGTTGTGAACCATGCCGAGCTGCACAGCCAGAGCGTCTTTGCAGGCGATTGGGTTGCTTCACCGGATTTTTGTTATTGGAAAACACCACTGACCGAGCTGGCGGGGAAAACAATGGGGTTGATCGGCCTGGGTGACATCGGATCGCAGGTTGCGAAAATTGCGCTGGCTTTCGGGATGAAAGTGATCGCGTATAGGAAGCACCCAATGCCAACCGCAGGAATTGAAATGGTTTCCTTGGAAGATGTATTTGAAAAAAGCGATGTCATCAGCCTGCATTGCCCGTTAACCGACGAAACGAAGGAAATCGTCAACAAGGAGCGGCTCGCCCGCATGAGGCGAAATGCCATTATCCTTAACACCGGGCGTGGCCCGCTAATCCAGGAAAACGACCTCGCAGAAGCACTAAAAAACGGGATCATAGCAGGAGCCGGACTTGACGTCCTCTCCACCGAGCCACCAAAAGCCGATAACCCCCTACTCTCCGCGTCCAACTGCATCATCACTCCCCACGTAGCCTGGGCCACATTCGAAGCCAGAAAACGGTTGCTGCAAATGGTCGCCGATAATCTGGAAAGTTTCATGAATGGGGAGGCAAAGAATGTGGTTTCGTAA
- a CDS encoding glycosyltransferase: protein MKKTLYFFPDDVGITTSGNKTRVRCLLDYFKTRSFEVHFVSLKHERDTALQHQHTSDILYNEGLASRTYLLTRKASKKNLLQYFFKYKIWDLLYYYRKLPLRTSIPTVVTTNLLREFEEILKANTYDYIIISYVYYSDLVSKAGLLGNAKVIIDTHDFITAQYKNRSNFRLGVTIEDEINRLNSFHEIWAISPEEQYIFRQFCKSNVRLVPFTMKPPVINAALVGRQYHIIYVASDNSHNIRASSWFFSEVYPLLPVNFKICVVGKICSYISEGVAIQRVIYCSDLSTYYNDSYVAICPMFSGSGVKIKVIEALSYGLPVICTDYGADGLPNKVSNGCIVHNDAVSFANSIVELLKDESLYEYYSNQAKSLFQRYFSSENIDNVLDPVFND, encoded by the coding sequence ATGAAAAAGACTTTATACTTTTTCCCGGATGACGTGGGCATAACTACTTCTGGAAATAAGACTAGGGTAAGATGTTTGTTAGATTATTTTAAAACACGCTCGTTTGAAGTGCATTTTGTAAGCTTAAAGCATGAGAGGGATACTGCTTTGCAGCATCAACACACATCTGATATTTTATATAACGAAGGCCTGGCGAGCCGTACATATTTGTTGACCAGAAAAGCCTCTAAAAAGAATTTGTTGCAATATTTTTTTAAATATAAAATTTGGGACTTACTATATTATTATAGAAAGCTTCCGTTGAGAACATCGATTCCAACAGTTGTTACTACTAATCTGTTGCGGGAATTTGAAGAAATTTTGAAGGCTAATACTTATGATTATATAATAATCAGTTATGTATACTACTCAGATCTTGTGTCAAAGGCGGGGCTTTTAGGAAATGCGAAAGTAATTATTGACACACACGATTTTATCACTGCGCAGTACAAGAATAGAAGCAATTTCCGCTTAGGTGTGACGATAGAAGATGAAATTAATCGATTAAATAGTTTTCATGAGATATGGGCGATATCTCCCGAGGAGCAGTACATTTTCAGGCAGTTCTGCAAGTCGAATGTGCGATTAGTGCCATTTACAATGAAACCCCCGGTGATTAATGCGGCTCTGGTTGGAAGACAATACCATATAATCTATGTAGCAAGCGATAACAGCCATAATATACGCGCGTCGAGCTGGTTCTTCTCGGAGGTTTATCCATTGTTACCAGTAAACTTCAAAATATGTGTTGTAGGGAAGATATGCAGTTATATCAGTGAGGGAGTGGCCATACAACGGGTTATATACTGCAGTGATCTTAGCACTTATTACAATGATTCATACGTAGCTATATGCCCAATGTTTAGCGGGTCAGGTGTCAAAATTAAAGTTATCGAGGCGTTGTCGTATGGGCTACCGGTAATTTGTACTGATTATGGCGCTGACGGATTACCTAATAAAGTTAGTAATGGATGTATTGTGCATAATGACGCTGTTTCGTTTGCGAACTCGATAGTCGAGCTTTTGAAGGACGAATCGCTGTATGAATATTATAGCAACCAGGCTAAATCTTTGTTTCAACGATATTTTAGTAGTGAAAATATAGATAACGTGCTGGATCCTGTATTTAATGATTGA
- a CDS encoding glycosyltransferase family 4 protein, protein MKRVLVTFDSMKDLNCGYFSFGKGLGDAIVDCNEAKFELSYYIFKQNPYLFENRVRFIYFSKLHKFHFSAKNQFDIVHLTDQTCRLRPTNVNAKRILTIHDLNKIHLGFSNNSSIQRYLSRLKYRIDSCDKIVAISNFVANDIKTIFPEAQNKLSVIYNGVDKLISAHAHVPVFCPPNEFIFTIGLLSIQKGFHYLPALLRNNNYDLIISGIETPHKEVILRVAAKYNVKSRVHITGPISEKDKAWYYKNCSAFVFPSRAEGFGLPVIEAMQFGKPVFLSKFTSLPEIGGKHAYYFDNFEDKHMEEVFNVGMADFVRRNCADEVKNYADSFTWNKAASAYLSLYESLL, encoded by the coding sequence ATGAAGCGCGTATTAGTGACGTTTGACTCTATGAAAGATCTGAATTGTGGATACTTCTCATTTGGAAAGGGTCTTGGAGATGCCATTGTTGACTGCAATGAAGCTAAATTTGAATTATCGTACTATATTTTCAAACAAAATCCCTATCTGTTTGAAAATAGAGTACGATTTATTTATTTTTCAAAGTTGCATAAATTTCATTTTTCTGCTAAGAATCAATTTGATATAGTACATCTAACTGATCAGACCTGTCGGTTAAGACCAACAAATGTGAATGCGAAGCGTATTCTCACAATTCATGATCTTAATAAAATACATTTGGGTTTCAGTAATAATAGCAGTATCCAAAGATATTTGTCAAGGTTAAAGTATCGTATTGATTCTTGTGATAAAATTGTGGCAATATCAAATTTTGTTGCAAATGATATTAAAACTATTTTCCCGGAAGCACAAAACAAATTAAGCGTTATTTATAATGGCGTGGACAAACTTATTTCTGCTCATGCCCATGTTCCGGTGTTTTGTCCCCCTAACGAATTTATTTTCACAATTGGCCTATTGTCAATTCAGAAGGGGTTTCATTATCTCCCAGCTTTACTAAGAAATAATAATTACGACCTGATTATATCGGGTATCGAAACACCTCATAAAGAAGTTATACTCCGTGTTGCCGCTAAATATAATGTCAAAAGCAGGGTTCACATTACCGGACCTATATCCGAAAAGGACAAAGCATGGTACTATAAAAATTGTTCAGCATTTGTTTTTCCATCTCGGGCAGAAGGCTTTGGATTGCCTGTGATTGAGGCAATGCAATTTGGAAAGCCAGTATTTTTATCAAAGTTCACGTCTTTGCCGGAAATTGGAGGAAAGCATGCCTATTATTTTGACAACTTCGAAGATAAACACATGGAAGAAGTTTTCAATGTTGGAATGGCGGATTTTGTGCGGCGGAATTGCGCTGACGAGGTAAAGAATTATGCAGACAGCTTCACGTGGAATAAGGCTGCTAGTGCATACCTATCCCTTTATGAAAGCCTCTTATAA
- a CDS encoding LytR/AlgR family response regulator transcription factor, with translation MKTTLMNPFSWIVNPANIENANLIAVHMNGKILWVSAHEITHLEGEGNYTYIHTRQGKKHLVSKTLKVVMEILNVNFIRIHKSYIVNPMYVVAQIEPDTLLLSCGRKVPIARRRMREIQEMLVGECAAA, from the coding sequence ATGAAAACAACATTAATGAACCCATTCTCCTGGATCGTCAATCCAGCAAACATTGAAAACGCCAACCTCATTGCTGTGCATATGAACGGCAAGATCTTGTGGGTCTCGGCGCATGAGATTACGCACCTGGAAGGCGAGGGCAATTATACTTACATCCACACCCGTCAAGGCAAAAAACACCTTGTTTCGAAAACGTTGAAAGTGGTGATGGAAATTTTGAACGTGAATTTTATCCGTATCCACAAGTCTTACATTGTTAATCCGATGTATGTTGTGGCGCAAATCGAGCCGGACACGCTTTTGCTAAGCTGCGGCCGCAAAGTGCCCATTGCAAGAAGAAGAATGCGTGAGATCCAGGAAATGCTTGTGGGTGAATGTGCCGCAGCATAA
- a CDS encoding sensor histidine kinase, whose protein sequence is MNIQVPVSSLDEHFRHFSPFFIQFTDDRFCACGGIPIFVVQFFAMMQIRFRYFDKYFGTLRKNRLNFFILVLVIPWLVPVVGYLMWGNIYFSDPQVFLGGSLINLILCLIANHINQIIAILVAKAYPDTHQSVFRVLFWFVLYSIINVSILILVLLAYDQVHLFGFSLQRERAIWSVFLLLAASLIGAGLTELAYTFVQWKTNQDELQQMEQRQLLSELEVVKQQVNPHFLFNCLNSLSVLISESPATAEKFVDEMSKVYRYLLSVNGPDRETSMVTLDAELRYIRSYIYLLETRFENGISISIQAADLYLNGQMAPLTLQTLIDNAIRHNIVSTDHPLRIDIRTTATGQLEVINNLQKRTVRTPFSNAGLATLISRYKMLFNQAGTIQIKEEGSEFTVLLPLIYT, encoded by the coding sequence ATGAATATCCAAGTCCCGGTAAGCAGCTTGGACGAACATTTCCGACATTTCAGCCCCTTTTTCATACAATTCACAGACGATCGTTTCTGTGCATGTGGCGGCATTCCTATTTTTGTCGTTCAGTTTTTCGCTATGATGCAAATCCGGTTCAGGTATTTCGACAAGTATTTTGGTACACTCCGAAAAAACCGCCTCAACTTCTTTATTCTCGTGTTGGTCATCCCCTGGCTGGTCCCGGTGGTCGGTTATTTAATGTGGGGAAACATTTACTTTTCAGATCCGCAAGTTTTCCTGGGCGGGAGCCTTATCAACCTGATTCTCTGCCTGATAGCCAATCACATTAATCAGATCATTGCCATTCTGGTCGCAAAAGCTTATCCCGACACACACCAATCCGTTTTCCGGGTGCTTTTCTGGTTTGTGCTTTATTCCATTATCAATGTCTCCATCCTGATCCTCGTTTTGCTGGCCTATGACCAGGTTCATTTATTTGGCTTTTCCTTGCAGCGTGAGCGGGCGATCTGGTCTGTATTTTTGCTGCTGGCGGCTTCGCTCATTGGTGCCGGGCTCACCGAATTAGCGTACACTTTTGTGCAATGGAAAACCAATCAGGACGAGTTGCAGCAAATGGAGCAGCGGCAATTGCTGTCTGAACTGGAAGTGGTAAAACAGCAGGTTAACCCGCATTTTTTGTTCAATTGCCTTAATTCCCTCTCCGTTTTGATCTCTGAATCGCCTGCAACGGCGGAAAAATTTGTAGATGAAATGTCGAAAGTTTACCGTTACCTGCTGAGTGTCAACGGCCCCGACCGTGAAACGAGCATGGTAACCCTCGACGCCGAGCTGCGCTACATCCGTTCCTATATTTATTTGCTGGAAACCCGTTTTGAAAACGGCATAAGCATTTCCATTCAAGCCGCAGATCTGTATCTGAATGGACAAATGGCCCCATTAACATTGCAAACGCTGATCGATAATGCTATCCGACACAACATTGTTTCGACCGATCATCCGTTGCGAATAGACATTCGCACCACTGCGACCGGCCAGCTGGAAGTAATCAATAATCTGCAAAAAAGGACTGTGCGTACGCCATTTAGCAACGCCGGGCTTGCCACTTTGATATCACGCTATAAAATGCTTTTTAACCAGGCAGGAACCATTCAGATCAAGGAAGAAGGGTCGGAGTTTACAGTGCTTTTGCCTTTGATTTATACATGA
- a CDS encoding sensor histidine kinase: MIQTYRFQHIGQLIWLSLFGRWMFVLLVPWFVPTISYLLIGDPYFASISNFILGTLMVLSMTILAFIPHDWAAQYIAQKYPSIHSSLKRAAYTALSFCVLTGVYVTAYGLLIIRFRPLNAQLDAEKMVNVYLFELLAILLLTCLYEVNYSLRKWKEIKTNKEAIKKAGLQGQLQSLKSQVNPHFLFNSLNTLSALIHDEPARAEQFVDEMAKVYRYLLQTNQHELTTLSTEIRFIKSYYHLLRTRYDSGLELVIQVSDSALNKYIPPLTLQLLVENAVKHNTILEKKPLLIEITSLEDDQLQVRNNLLEKSTPVKSTKLGLANIEAKYKLLSDRQPIIGLGDDHFTVLLPLLTQNPENQ; encoded by the coding sequence ATGATACAGACTTACAGATTTCAGCACATTGGCCAGCTGATATGGCTAAGCCTTTTTGGCAGGTGGATGTTTGTCCTGCTAGTTCCTTGGTTTGTGCCCACGATCAGTTACCTGCTGATCGGTGATCCTTATTTTGCGAGCATTTCCAATTTCATTTTGGGCACATTAATGGTCCTGTCCATGACCATTCTGGCTTTTATCCCGCACGATTGGGCGGCGCAGTACATTGCCCAAAAATATCCTTCCATCCATTCCTCGCTGAAACGGGCCGCTTACACTGCGCTCTCCTTTTGCGTTCTCACCGGCGTTTATGTAACAGCTTATGGCTTGCTGATCATCCGTTTCCGGCCGCTGAATGCACAGCTGGATGCCGAAAAGATGGTTAACGTGTATTTGTTCGAGCTCCTGGCAATCCTGCTTTTGACGTGTTTGTATGAAGTCAATTATTCCCTGCGTAAATGGAAAGAGATTAAAACCAACAAAGAAGCGATCAAGAAAGCCGGGTTACAGGGCCAACTGCAAAGTCTGAAAAGCCAGGTTAACCCGCATTTTTTGTTTAATAGTCTGAATACACTATCTGCCCTCATCCATGACGAGCCGGCCAGGGCAGAGCAATTTGTGGATGAAATGGCAAAAGTTTACCGCTATTTGCTGCAAACCAATCAACACGAGCTGACAACATTATCGACAGAGATCCGCTTCATCAAATCCTACTATCACCTCCTGCGAACGAGATACGATTCCGGCCTGGAACTCGTCATTCAGGTGAGTGACAGCGCATTGAACAAATACATTCCGCCATTGACATTGCAATTATTAGTAGAAAATGCGGTGAAGCACAACACGATTTTGGAAAAAAAACCGCTTTTAATCGAGATTACATCGCTCGAAGACGATCAGCTGCAAGTGCGAAATAACCTGTTGGAGAAATCAACACCTGTGAAGTCAACCAAGCTGGGGTTGGCCAACATTGAGGCTAAATACAAGTTGCTTTCTGACAGGCAGCCTATTATCGGCCTGGGTGACGATCATTTTACGGTATTACTGCCACTGCTCACACAAAATCCTGAAAACCAATGA
- a CDS encoding LytR/AlgR family response regulator transcription factor: protein MNILIVEDEKLAVRKLTKLLEETAPEFVIKGITPSIEATVEWISENRKNGNPEPDIVFLDIELADGQSFEIFNRIEIRSTVIFTTSYDEYALQAFKVNSIDYLLKPVQQEDLQRSIKKFYDLTGSQRKSEIPTLPANLENILKNLQLQQPASDYRKRFLVKQGARMLSVEISEIAYFYIEDGVSFFKNLQGQKFVVDYRMDEMELFLDPDRFFRINRGLIVTHQSVTHIQPYYNNRLALTLKPAFDKESIVSREKTNDFKKWMGK, encoded by the coding sequence ATGAATATTTTAATTGTCGAAGACGAGAAGCTTGCCGTGCGCAAACTCACGAAATTGCTTGAAGAAACTGCTCCCGAGTTTGTCATCAAAGGGATCACGCCCAGCATTGAAGCCACCGTAGAGTGGATTTCGGAAAACCGGAAAAATGGCAACCCGGAGCCTGACATTGTATTTCTGGATATCGAGCTGGCAGACGGGCAGAGTTTCGAGATCTTCAACCGCATAGAAATCAGGAGCACAGTGATTTTCACCACATCTTATGATGAATATGCATTGCAAGCATTCAAGGTGAACAGCATTGATTATCTGCTGAAACCCGTGCAACAGGAAGATTTGCAACGCAGCATTAAAAAGTTTTACGACCTCACGGGAAGTCAGCGGAAATCCGAAATTCCAACATTGCCTGCGAACCTGGAAAACATCCTCAAAAACCTGCAATTGCAGCAGCCTGCGAGCGATTATCGCAAACGTTTTTTGGTAAAGCAAGGCGCCAGAATGCTGTCGGTTGAGATTTCGGAAATTGCTTATTTCTACATTGAAGACGGCGTCAGTTTTTTCAAAAACCTGCAAGGGCAAAAGTTTGTCGTGGATTATCGAATGGATGAAATGGAGCTTTTCCTCGACCCCGATCGCTTTTTTCGCATCAACCGGGGCCTCATCGTCACCCATCAATCCGTAACCCACATCCAGCCCTACTACAACAACCGCCTCGCCCTGACATTAAAACCAGCTTTCGACAAAGAATCGATCGTAAGCAGGGAAAAAACGAATGATTTCAAGAAGTGGATGGGGAAGTGA
- a CDS encoding helix-turn-helix domain-containing protein, protein MEKPAIKSYTLAEMKDKYVGEAGSAEREAYEYELSMDVLGRMIKAARQEQNLTQEQLGKLVGVQKAQISKIESSSNSATIDTILKVFRALEAELHFNVRFKNKFIQLR, encoded by the coding sequence ATGGAAAAGCCGGCAATAAAATCCTACACGCTTGCCGAAATGAAAGACAAATATGTCGGTGAAGCTGGCAGTGCTGAGCGGGAAGCGTATGAATATGAGCTGAGTATGGATGTTTTGGGGCGAATGATAAAGGCAGCCAGACAAGAACAAAACCTTACCCAGGAACAATTGGGAAAGCTTGTTGGTGTACAAAAAGCACAGATATCCAAAATCGAGAGCAGCAGCAACAGCGCCACCATTGACACAATTCTAAAAGTTTTCAGGGCTTTGGAGGCAGAACTTCATTTCAATGTGCGATTTAAAAACAAATTTATCCAGCTCAGATAA
- a CDS encoding type II toxin-antitoxin system RelE/ParE family toxin — protein MQKAFDLQYFHTLFLEEAEKFLATLSPKAARKVIYNVELAQKTNDPRLFKKLGDDIWEFRTNYSGDCIRLLAFWDKTDGKNTLVVATNGFVKKNEQGFR, from the coding sequence TTGCAAAAAGCATTTGACTTGCAGTATTTTCACACACTATTTTTAGAAGAAGCAGAAAAATTTCTTGCTACGCTTTCGCCCAAAGCGGCCCGAAAGGTGATCTATAATGTTGAACTTGCCCAAAAAACAAATGATCCGAGACTGTTCAAGAAGTTAGGAGATGACATTTGGGAATTCAGGACCAATTATAGCGGGGACTGCATTAGATTGCTTGCGTTTTGGGATAAAACGGATGGTAAAAACACCCTGGTGGTTGCGACAAACGGATTTGTAAAAAAAAACGAACAAGGTTTCAGGTAA
- a CDS encoding DUF4249 domain-containing protein: protein MKYRLLKFVSFVLLFFVDSCIEPFSPPEVNSLENHLVVDGFLNVGRDTSRIELRRTQNVNQTAGPITETGAEMSVEAESGEINVFTESKPGHYILPPRQYDKAGKYRLRIKTRDAKEYLSDYVEVSVTPTIDSLTTKFDSFQDAMVFYVNTHDTQGKTQFYRWKFEETWEYRAAYQTAIEVIDKKYVGRQVDINRCWGNQKSGSILLGTTVKLSSDIIKDLPLFKVPVPTNKLFMKYSVLVKQYGLSRPAFEYWTSLSKTTQGTGTLFDPQPSQVTGNIRGTTNGQDLVFGYFSASTEETKRLTVTPRLGRYPTCMMPDTFDVVCNPLSNRQCGLETTSLLMSYAGLRGEFLLGAPPECTDCRTQGGTLEKPSYW, encoded by the coding sequence ATGAAATATCGTTTACTGAAGTTTGTTTCCTTTGTTCTGTTGTTCTTTGTGGACAGCTGTATTGAGCCGTTCTCTCCGCCGGAGGTTAATTCTCTGGAAAATCACCTGGTTGTGGACGGGTTTCTTAATGTAGGCCGGGACACGAGCAGGATCGAACTGAGAAGAACGCAAAATGTCAATCAAACGGCTGGCCCGATCACTGAAACGGGAGCAGAAATGTCCGTGGAAGCCGAATCGGGAGAGATCAATGTATTTACCGAATCAAAACCCGGGCATTATATCCTTCCGCCCCGACAGTACGACAAGGCAGGAAAATACCGCCTCCGCATTAAAACCCGCGACGCGAAGGAATATTTATCCGATTATGTAGAAGTAAGCGTAACGCCCACCATTGACAGCTTAACGACAAAATTCGACAGTTTTCAGGATGCGATGGTATTTTACGTCAATACGCATGATACGCAGGGCAAAACGCAATTTTATCGCTGGAAATTTGAAGAAACCTGGGAATACCGCGCGGCCTACCAGACGGCAATCGAGGTGATCGATAAAAAATATGTCGGGAGGCAGGTGGACATTAACCGATGCTGGGGAAATCAAAAATCCGGCAGCATCCTGCTCGGAACAACCGTCAAGCTTTCCAGCGACATTATCAAAGACCTTCCATTATTTAAAGTGCCGGTTCCTACCAACAAGCTTTTCATGAAATATAGCGTGCTGGTAAAGCAATATGGACTTTCCCGGCCTGCTTTTGAATACTGGACCAGCCTCTCCAAAACGACGCAGGGCACCGGAACGCTCTTTGACCCCCAGCCCTCACAGGTTACGGGCAATATCAGGGGCACAACGAACGGACAAGATCTTGTTTTCGGCTATTTCAGCGCGTCAACGGAAGAAACAAAAAGGCTTACCGTAACGCCGAGGCTGGGACGATATCCAACCTGCATGATGCCCGACACGTTTGACGTGGTGTGCAATCCACTCAGTAACAGACAGTGCGGCCTGGAAACAACTTCATTACTTATGTCCTATGCGGGCCTCCGGGGAGAATTTCTGTTAGGAGCGCCTCCGGAATGTACAGATTGCCGGACACAGGGCGGGACTTTGGAAAAACCTTCCTACTGGTGA
- a CDS encoding GNAT family N-acetyltransferase, producing the protein MENAVINPFPISVRLMQRGDLLFCRHLVAEAGWNQQDSHWLRAMLLEPDGCFVAVINGQPVGTTTVCCFEHIAWIAMVLVDKRNRNQGIGKHLVEHAIGFLEQKGITTIRLDATSLGQGLYHKLGFQPEYELIRFTGNIFHQKPSAYELHEVLPDDQFVQEILYLDQHITGTGRKDFILDFINAAECRFYCTRTATGKVDGYAGYREGNKATQIGPVGALNVVAGEKLLNAITARFSEKPLFIDIPAANVHAMNWALENGFTAQRRFVRMYRGVPIRDLPQHIWASSGPEKG; encoded by the coding sequence ATGGAAAACGCCGTGATCAACCCATTTCCCATATCGGTCAGGCTTATGCAACGCGGAGATCTGCTTTTTTGCCGGCATCTTGTCGCGGAAGCAGGCTGGAACCAGCAGGATAGCCATTGGTTGCGGGCTATGCTATTGGAACCGGATGGTTGTTTTGTTGCTGTAATAAATGGTCAGCCGGTTGGTACAACCACGGTTTGCTGCTTTGAGCATATCGCCTGGATCGCAATGGTCCTGGTTGATAAAAGAAACAGAAATCAAGGCATTGGAAAGCATTTGGTGGAGCATGCGATTGGCTTTCTGGAACAAAAAGGCATCACTACAATCCGCCTGGACGCGACTTCACTGGGGCAAGGTTTATATCATAAATTAGGTTTCCAGCCTGAGTATGAATTAATTCGTTTTACAGGGAATATCTTTCATCAGAAACCAAGCGCATATGAGCTCCATGAGGTGCTGCCTGACGATCAGTTTGTTCAGGAGATTTTGTATCTCGATCAGCACATTACCGGGACCGGCAGGAAGGATTTTATTCTTGATTTCATAAATGCAGCGGAATGTCGTTTTTACTGCACGCGCACCGCAACCGGCAAAGTGGATGGTTATGCCGGTTACCGTGAAGGAAACAAGGCAACGCAAATCGGGCCTGTGGGTGCATTGAATGTTGTTGCGGGTGAGAAGTTACTGAATGCGATCACTGCCCGTTTTAGTGAAAAACCTTTATTTATCGATATTCCGGCTGCCAATGTGCATGCTATGAACTGGGCTTTGGAAAACGGTTTCACGGCGCAGCGCAGGTTTGTACGAATGTATCGTGGCGTGCCGATAAGGGATCTGCCCCAGCACATCTGGGCAAGCTCCGGCCCGGAAAAAGGCTGA